CCCTTACGTAGAGGCGCGCTTGCCGCGATCCTGGACGCCGGGCACGACGACTCGGCTGCCCTCCGGACGATCCTTGTGCTTGCTGCCCGCAGGCCTTGCCTGGGGCGAAGAAGGCGGCAGACCGCGACTGGCCAGGCTGCGCAGATGCGCGCTGTCGGACGAACCGTAATCGCGTTTTCCCGGTGTGCGTTGCATAAAACCTTCTCCAGTCGGACTCCCCGCCTTACGAGCAAGTTGCACCGAAAAGACGAAAATTTGAGTGGCGCGACGGTGAAGGTTCCGTGACAGCCGAAAACGTGCCAGGCGCCTTGAAAAAGTTAAGGCGACGTGGAGGCCTTCGGCGGCATGCGCTGCAGTAGCTCAGTGGCTAGCGCTTCGTAGTTCTCGTCGAAGTGGTGCGAGCCCGGCTTCTTGTATACGGTGACGAACGACGGCAGCTTCGGATCGGTGCAGCCGCTGTCGTCCGCGTCCTCGGTGCCGTAGTAGCAGGCCATCGGTGGCCGGCCGGCCAGCGCCAGGATGGGCGGGATGGCATCGGTATGCACCACGGGATTCAGCCACTGCAGAAAGTTGTGGGTGTGGGTGGTCCACCAGCCCTGCTGCATGTAGCCCTCGAGTTCGATCTCGAAATTCACGTCGCGGCTGGCCGACAGCAGCACCAGCTGGGCCAGCTTCGCCCGGTTGTCGGGGCGCAGACGGCCGACGATGGTGGGCAATACGTCCGCGCCGAACGAATAGCCGATCAGCAGAACGCGCTGCTTGTTCC
This DNA window, taken from Luteibacter sp. 9135, encodes the following:
- a CDS encoding AcvB/VirJ family lysyl-phosphatidylglycerol hydrolase, yielding MLRIVLSCVAGAIVLALLAWHPWTHASMEKSTVELPALAAAPAGQEDLLVVIYSGDGGWWDLDQRLGAVFTGRGLPVAGVSTFKYFWRYRSPDESAHDLDGLLDRYTKQWNKQRVLLIGYSFGADVLPTIVGRLRPDNRAKLAQLVLLSASRDVNFEIELEGYMQQGWWTTHTHNFLQWLNPVVHTDAIPPILALAGRPPMACYYGTEDADDSGCTDPKLPSFVTVYKKPGSHHFDENYEALATELLQRMPPKASTSP